DNA from Equus asinus isolate D_3611 breed Donkey chromosome 17, EquAss-T2T_v2, whole genome shotgun sequence:
AACTATTTCATCCATATTATTCAAAACTGTCAATCTTGTCACTATTATATACAATCAAATATTAAAACTGTGCTAAGATCATGAGTTTGTCTCTGTTATAAGCTCTGAAAGTTTTGGCTGTCATAGATTGTGTTTAgtgcttctttttatttcaaatgcaAACCAATATTTggactattttaaaaagaaataatgtattaaagaaaataaaacacttttagCTCTATAATATTAAATctgatttaattatttattacattatCTTACATATGCATAAGGAGTACCTATTCATAAGTTGGATTTCCAGAGTAGGAaattcttgtgttcttatggtggaatataaatagattaaaaatatctAGATCCAtacttctttaaataaattaagtGTGCTTATTTTTCCACATCAAGGTCCCACTCTCGGAGATATTTCACAGACAATTACATTCATGGATCAGTGGGGACCAAGAGTTAGTAATTAGCTAAATGCTTATTACTGTGGGAACAAACATTAAATGAAAGCAGACCCAGATTATAACAGAAGACAGCAAAATATTGATAGTAAAATGaacatactttaaaaacatttagttGAGTGAGAACCTTTAGGTTTCAAAATGAATTGTATAACAACATGTGTGTACATTAAGGCatacattatatttaatttataagatTGTGTTCCTTTTTAAGGGCATATATCAACTTTCTGGAGGAGGTACCCATGTGGGAAAGGGAAATTGAAGTGGGGATGTGGAATGAGGACTCCTGTTGATTCAGTTTAGTTCCTTAAGgccccaaaagaaataaaaatgagttatacacatattcataatttttattcctttcaaatcttttaaaacaCCATAGAACATGTTTAAAGAGTTTTGTCTTCATTGTCAGGCATAAAATTTGAGAAGAAGCCTTTGTGGAAAATGATGAATGTTGAAGTAATTTTGTGGGTGATTAAAGCACATACCCAACATTAATATACTTACATCTAGATATTTGAGTGGATGTAGTAAAAGTAATAACAGAGGAAAGCAGATGAATTGTACATAAAAGAACATTTCCTTAATGGGAAATTCAAAGTTAACCTGGACAATtaacaaaaatcagtggcatcatttccttttctcaagTGCTTTGGGAATAACCAAGAATCCAGAGGACACTCAAGCTCCCAAAGGAGTGTCTCAAAGGGGAGAGACACTCTTAAATTCTTCTGACTGCAGTTTGGTTATTAATGACATGAGGGAACCAGACTCATCAACATTTTAGGTGAGTAGATGACACTGATTATCACGATTACTagatgactatttttttttttaatttcatttttttttttaaagattttattttttcctttttctccccaaagccccccggtacatagttgtgtattcttcgttgtgggttcttctagttgtggcatgtgggacgctgcctcagcgtggtctgacgagcagtgccatgtccgcgcccaggattcgaaccaacgaaacactgggccgcctgcagcagagcgcgcgaacttaaccactcggccacggggccagcccctgtagatGACTATTTTTGATGCCTGACTTCAATTTACATTGTTGATATAAGTATAGTCACCAACACCAGACTGAATATATTATACCATGCATATTAATAATCTGTTTTCATAACTATGTTTTCTGGAGTAATGATATGTTTTTACCATTATTATTCTGTTCTTTGAAGGTAGTAAGGGACCTTGTTTCCATTCCTTCTTATTTCTATAGTTATACTGGGATTCTAGACAGTAACCATTCTGAATGGGGgaatgagcatttttttttttttaaagattttattttttcctttttctccccaaagcccccaagtacatagttgtgtattcttcgttgtgggtccttctagttgtggcatgtgggacgctgcctcagcgtggtttgatgagcagtgccatgtccgcgcccaggattcgaactaatgaaacactgggccgcctgcagcggagcgcgcgaacttaaccactcggccacagggccagccccccggGAATGAGCATTTTTTGAAGGCTCCAGCAACCATGCTGTCTAAGCAAACATATTGTTCATCAGATCAGGGTAATTGATGCCTAGAGAGTGTCTGTGCCTCAGATAGTAATAGTTTCTCATAGTGCTTCCAGTTGCCCAGTCATATGATACTGTCATTATCTCTTATTGTCATGCATCCGTACAGTGTCATTTGTGCCATAGATATGTGCAGCCTCATTTTACTAATACCATACAGAGATGGGATTATCAGAGTGTAAATTCTCCCTAGACCTGACTCTGAGGCAAGGACTTGATGTTTATTTGGTAGATGTTTATTTGCTATATGATATTTATTTGGTAGAtgatttctggaagaaaaaaatgagggaatAAGGAATGTGAGACCGAGAAGGGAGAAAGTTAGAGTGTGCAATAAAGTATAGATGATTGCTGTAAGCAGCCAAGGTTCCATCACTCAAGATACCTTGAAGTATCCTTCAGACCTCTTCTAAGAATTGTCCAAAAGAAAGCCAGGAAAGCTGGGTGTTTATTCATTGATTCCTGTCACTTACCAGTTAAGTACTGCTCTTTGACACATTAAATCTCAGGCATTTCCAAACTGCCTTGCATATGGTCTGAGCAAGCTCTTAAGACATTTgccctcaaaaaaataaataaaacacttgaGCTGGGAAGCTGCCAGTATGCCAGAAAACGGCTACCATGGCTGTAGGCCAAGTCACAACTGGCCCAAAGTGACCAGGGGTGGGGAGACTGATATGTCTGACCCAGTGATATTTGCAATAGTAAGATGATGGCAAAGCcaaagtaatataaaatatactttttgtcTTAGGCTAATAAGTCCATGACAGCACAATACTAAGATGTCTATGTCTCTAGTATCATTGtgttaaatttgttttcatttggatAGTGAGGCTAAAGACTTGGAAGTCTCTCTTAACATCTTTCCACTACGTAGGGACAAAACCAAGTTTAAAATCAGTGCAATTAAAGGGTCAAGGAAGATCAAGCCTTGGAAGAATTATTAGCCAGGTACATGTGTTTTGCTATCAGTGTTGGCGAACTTGCCATACCTTAAACACTTAATTGTTCAAGGCTTAcatattctctttcctctctcataATGTGCCTAAATGGAGTAAGGGAAGTTTTTCTTCTTGATCTGTTGTTCTTCATGTTATAAATTGCACATGCCACAAGTGaacagggaaaattatttttgaaggatGGGAAGAGGAGGGTAGAAGTCCTTCCCATACCTCTGCACAGGTCCCAGTTATATGGCACAGGCATAACACAAACCATGTTACTCAGCACATAAAATTTGGTCCACATGTTTGAGACTCTAGCATAATGGGATATAATTATAATGAAgtgcagtttaaaaaaaattttaatgacaagCCACATAGCAATGGTTTGGGAGTTGGCACTGAATCTTACAGCTAGTGAGCATAATTCTGCACATCTTAAGTTACAAAATTTTGGTATTCACCAAATAAGATTGTCCAAGTGGCACATTTTATCAGATTCCAAAGTTGtaattaaaaaagttttatattgattttacATCCTCACTAATGTCACTTTATTGCAGAGTTGGTGTTCCCTTATGGAGATAATGCAGTGTATTTTACGAAATAaggaattgaaatatatataaacactaATGGCCTTATTAACAGTGTTGGATGAGAGAAGCATgggtatttgtcctttttctataatcaaaaaaaaatgtgtacataGTTCTGCAATGCTAACTCACTACAAAGACTGCTGAGCCTGACAAATTTTTAGAGCCATTCAAGAGTCtttcttttagtctttctttctctctcaccttgGAATGGGAAGACAATGTTCTCAATGTGACTAACAGATTTGTCTCAGTTGAGGCTATTTGCAAGACCTAATAGAATACTAAGTTGAGATTGGGTGTTGGCATTTGCATAGAAGGACATCCTTGGGCTTCAGATCTATTCCCCGAGTCCTGGTTCAGCTGTGGAGTTTGCACTTCCATCAGGTAAAAGATTAGTTGTTCAGTTTCCCTGTTTCTTTCCAGTCAGTGCTTGGGTAGGGGTGATGGGAGGAAGAGTACAAAAATGATCAACTCATTTGTGTTTCAGAAGAACTCAAGGAATTTGTAAAATCACAACACTGTGATGTTGGGATGAAGACGTTGGCCAAACTGTGCAACCTACTGTGGAATATTCCTTACTTTGCGTATAACTTTTGGTAGTTTAAGGCATTAGACTTTTCCATTCTCCTTGTTTGGTTGCTactaatgaattttatttttacattttttttttttacaaatattttgttaatattgtGAATAGATTTTTGGATAAAGTGATTTTGTGGGGTAGATTTCATCTGCCAAATTGATCTtgaatttttcttctaattttcttgaaatttctgCTTATTTAGAGACATCCagaggttttaatttttaaagctataCGAGTTTAAACATTTTCCTATAATGTTAGGTTCTTGATTAGTCTGTGATTGATTTTTATATGGATCAACTAGACATATAATTTCATCATCTTCTATAAGGATAATCGTTTTATCCAACTCCACTTACTGAATAGACCATTTTTGCGTCACTGTCCTGGCATGCCACCTCTGTCATACACAGCAGTTCTATACaatcatggctctttttctgaccCATGATTCTGTTTGACTATGTATTTGCCCATCTCTGTGCCAATTCCACATTGTCTCAATAACTGTGGCTTTATATGTTTTAATACCTGGTACCTCAGGTCTTTTCAAAAGTATGTTGCTTATtctttataatttgtattttctaagcACATTTTAAATCAGTGTAAAATTCTACAAAATCTCCTAGTGAAATTTTGAGTGGAAAGGCATTGAGTAAATAGATTAATTTGAGCAGAACTGGCATTTTTATAACACCGAATTGTGCAATCCAGGAACATAGTATTTCTACCAATTTATTTACAACTTTATGTTTctcagttaaattttaattattctccTTTGAAAAGTAAGTTCATCTAACTTTTATAAAGTTTTCTGTCAAGTTATGGAATTTCcctattaatttttattgtttttgtcctATCTAAATGGTATTACTTCATCTCTTCAAATGCTTACATTTTTTTAGTTCCATCTGATAATGTGGTGaattatatttatagattttCCAGAATTAAAACTATCAACCAAATGTGGGATCAACCCAGCTTGAATATAATGTACCGTAATTCTTATACATTTAAAGAATTGatatcaataatattttaatattgattaGGATTTTTAGATTTACATAAGTGAAATGATAGACGTGAATACACTGTTttctattatatacatatatattttttaatcaggatTTTGCTGACCTCCTAGGATGAATTGCAGTGTGGTCCAcattttttaaactctgaaagAGTTTGTACTAAATATGAATGATTTTCTTCCGTGAAAGTTTGGAAGTGCCTGCGTTTACAACAATCTGAAGAGTAAAGGGGAAGCAGAGATAGACAAAATATAACCTTTACATTAAAATGtactgattaaaaatatttgatgtatTCTTGATGGAAGATGAAATGAAGGTATAAGGATAACCTTCAGATTGAAATATAGTGCATATACTCCAATTCTATCAATGCCATATCTAATTGGATTTATGTGGATTGAATAATTATCTGTCTTGTTAAAGCACATTTAAACAGGTAAAATGTGAGTGAATTTCAAATGAAGCATGCAATATCTCATTGCCCTCGTTCCctatcactttctttctctttcgtCTTTAGACTTCATGCAATGGTATTGTTTCCCAGCACCTGAAGCATTTGAGACAGTGTTCTCTACTTGAGATTGATGTTTCTTTTTATACGGTAAGTATATTCATAGGAGTTTACCAGAAGATTTTAggtgttaattaaaaaatatgttttaataattttttacttGTCTTAAAATATGTTAGCAAAATATAACTACAGCATTAAATCCATCATTTCAGAGATACTAGTGCTAAGGTCGAAGCAAATGTGGGAATGCCTGCTAATTGTTCTTTTTCAGATTGAATAAATTATAGACACAGGCCTTACTTGATATGTAACATAGCAAAAATCAGAAACTTCAAAAATCAGCATGTGCTGAAAATCAGCATAAGTGCTGAAGTTTCAGATACACTGttctagaagaaataaagaagaagttATTTATGTGCACTAGAGGGGTATGTTGGGGACTTCTGCAAGTTAGCTAAATTATTTTCTATCATtataaaaaatcattaaacaaTGTTTAAAGTTCATAAAAGCATAGTGGGATgagaatacaattttttaaaaaatcagttgaacAGTGGAATGAGAATACAATTTGGACATGTGGAATCATATGGAGAGAAGTAAATCAAAGtctattaaatgagttaattgtagttttctttgtagaGTGGGACTGAAGTTGTGGGGACAAGAAGCAGAGGACTATTACTTTTTATTAcaattaattctaaaatttactaTGTTTAACtaattctgtatattttaaatgaaaaacattttgaaaacataTCAAGATTCCCACTCTTGGCCAAACTTTTCTAATGATAAGTTGTTGACAGAACCATAAAGGTACGGTATATACCTTGTAATGATAACCAATATgtgacacaaagaataaaatgactACTATATATCTCAGGTTGTAACGGTTTCTAAATTGAGTCTAGATTTAATGACGAGGATGAGTCTTGTTCTAATCACTACATCTAAAAACGTTGGATTTATCTTATACATAATGGCTTTGCATACTAAAAGTTTAACAGATGATATTTCCTGAAACCCAATGACTCTTCTGATGGTTTTTCCCtcagttatttttcataatggCCTGGatggacaaacaaaatataaCAGTGCTAAAAGAATTCATTTTCATGGGAGTCACAGATCATCCTGAGCTGCAAGCTCCATTATTTGGGCTCTTCCTCATCATCTATGTGATCTCAGTGGTGGGCAACTTGGGCATGGTCATCCTCACCAAGATGGACTCCAGGCTACAAAtacccatgtacttctttctcaGACATCTGGCTTTTGTTGATTTTGGTTATTCAACAGCTGTAGGACCCAAAATGTTGGTAAATTTTGTAGCTAATCACAATACAATCCCCTATAATTGGTGTGCTACACAGCTAGCTTTATTCATCTTGTTCATCATTAGTGAACTTTTCATTCTGTCAgcaatggcctatgaccgctatgtggccatctgtaacccCCTTCTCTACACAGTCACCATGTCACAAAGGGTATGTTGGGTGCTGGTAGCAGTCCCCTATTTCTATagtgcctttctctctctgataaccaccataaagatttttatttcatccttctGTGGCTCTAATGTAATTAGTCATTTCTACTGTGACAGTCTTCCCTTGTTAACTTTGCTGTGCTCAAGCACACGTGAAATTGAATTGATAATATTGATCTTTTCAGCATTAAATTTGGTTTCATCTTTCCTGATAGTCCTTGTGTCCTACATACTGATCCTTGTGGCCA
Protein-coding regions in this window:
- the LOC106835399 gene encoding olfactory receptor 8K3-like, with amino-acid sequence MDKQNITVLKEFIFMGVTDHPELQAPLFGLFLIIYVISVVGNLGMVILTKMDSRLQIPMYFFLRHLAFVDFGYSTAVGPKMLVNFVANHNTIPYNWCATQLALFILFIISELFILSAMAYDRYVAICNPLLYTVTMSQRVCWVLVAVPYFYSAFLSLITTIKIFISSFCGSNVISHFYCDSLPLLTLLCSSTREIELIILIFSALNLVSSFLIVLVSYILILVAILKMNSAEGRHKAFSTCGSHLTVVVVLYVTLFFMYLQPKSSHSFDTDKMASVFYTLVIPMLNPMIYSLRNKEVKGALHRIWKNL